The genomic DNA TGGATAAATAGATTAGAGAATCTAatcagatgcctcacaagtcctcaactggcagcttcattaaattgtacccgcaaaacaccagtctcaacgtcaacagtgaggaggcgactccgggatgctggccttctaggcagagttcctctgtccagtgtctgtgttcttttgcacatcttaatcttttctttttattggccagtctgagatatggctttttctttgcaactctgcctagaaggataGCATcatggagtcgcctcttcactattgacgttgagactggtgtttgcgggtactatttaatgatgctgccagttgaggacttgtgaggtgtctgtttctcaaactagattctctaatgtatttgtcttcctgctcagttgtgccccggggccttccactcctctttctattctagttagagccagtttgcactgttctgtgaataGAGTAgaacacagcattgtatgagatcttaaATTTGTTAGCAATtgcttgcatggaatagccttaatttctcagaagaagaatagactgatgagtttcagaagaaagtgctttgtttctggccattttgagcctgcaatcgaacccacaaatgctgatgctccagatactcaactagtctaaagaaggccagttttattgcttctttaatcagaacaacagttcagctgtgctaacataattgcaaaagtgttttctaatgatcaattagacttttaaaatgataaacttggattagctaacacaatgtgccattggaacagaggAGGGATGGTTTCTGATAAAtgagcctctgtacacctatgtagatattccatWAAAAATCtgatgtttccagctacaatagtcatttacaacattatcaatgtctacactgtatttatgagaaatttgatgttattttaaatgRACAAAACATKtattttctttcaaaaacaaggaaatgtctaagtgaccccaaacttttgaacagtagtgtatatctaACAATAATGTGGATTTGTGGTACATATTCTTCTATTGTAAAGTAAACACTACACATTGTTGGTGTATGTTCTAGGTAAWCCCCACCTTGTATGTGCGTCCTTTGTGGTAACAGCTGCACAGGTCCCACTTAACACAGCCTGTCCCATTGAAGTAGTAGTCTGCATTGCAGGCACAGCCCTCGGCACAGGTGGTGGGGCAGGTGATAATGTCAGAGAGGCCGGGACATGGGTTGGCACAGATCTCAGAGCAGCTCTGGTAGTGGCTGTTGGCAGGACAGTCCAGGGCTACACGGGAATCAATTAAGTGATTAGACATGCAATATTGTGTCCAATCACAACACTCAATAGTTCAGACTTCAGGAATCRAAATCACCTttattcgccaaatacatttacatgtaCSAGGAATTTGACCTGATGAAATGGTGCTGAAAACAATAATCAGAATATACAGACCAAATATCTATACAAAAGAAAGCCAAAGCCAAATGTGTCCCAATCCACAGACTACTAAATACTTACGACAGAAGGTTGCTGTTCTCCAGTTACTAATGTTCACCCCAAAGTCCTGGCAGTCAATCATGTACGCTGATATGCTTTGACAGAGAACCTTACGGTCTCCCTCAGACAAGCAGACATCATAGACACAATTTCTGAAGTAAGAGGTGGGGTCTATCACATTGTGGCAGGTGGCGAAGGGACCATGAGGGTTTGTGATGATACTACAGTCGGCCTCAAATATGAGTTTCTTCTTAGCGTCACACTTGGGGCAGAATTCTCCGCTGCAGCCATCCTCACAAACCACATGTGGCACACTGATCTTCCAGGCTGCGCCAAAGGTCAGGAGGTCCTTGGTTATTTTCCCATCAGGCAGTTGAAACTCATCATTCTTGTTGTCGTTGAAATTGCCACACAGACCACAGGTCTTGCCACGGTAGTGGCCAGGGACGGTGACAATGACGTGGTACACAAGGTCATAGGTGACTCTCAGGCCGAAGTCTGTTGTGATGACATCATAGGTGCCCTCTTGGTAGGCCTGCACTGCTCCRTTGTTAAGATTCACAGGGAGACTCATCATAATTCCATTTACCTGGATGAATGGCATATCAAATATGACAATAACAAATGGCTAGTATCAAGCCTATTCTAATTATATGCACTGGGTTAGTCATATACCTTATGACCTCTTATTTTCTGAAAGTGATTATGGAATTGTCTCATGTTAATTAATCAAACACAAAAAGAATGTGTGCATTTGTCATACCAGTCAAATGAAATACTAACCATTATCATTCCTGCTTGATTCCTCCTTAGAACCAGGGTATTACCATAGACTTCTACAGCCACAAGCTTGGCAACAGATACCTTTGGATTATTTGACATGGCGTACCACTTCTCATTCTCCACCACAACAGAGAAGGGGTTGAGGCGTGTCCCCTCTAGATGGCAGCCTTGAGCTRCAGTGTAGGTGCAGGTGCCTTGGAAGTCATATAAGCTGTTGTCAAAGGTCTTGTAATGTGGGTCACCTGAGATGGTGCAGACTCCCTTTCCAACAGCCTGGCAATGCCTGACACCATTTTTCACCTCACACGTCTCATGGGGGCCACAGCTGAACTTCACACAATTCACCTGATAAATAACACAACACATACTTTATTAAGCCATGAAAATATCCTTCACATGAAAACTTTTATTGTTTGGATGTATAGCTTAACACTTGTTTTGATCAAGGTCAAACATGTTTCTTTGCTCAAATATTTAAATGTTCAATTAAACCATGCATCGTTCCAAAATGTTAATACTCATACAGCTACATTTTAAGTATTTACAGAATTTaaacaaaatacagaaaatgGACCAAGAGGCAAATATATGACTAGCACTTCTTACTAAGACCAATGTAAACATACCTTGCCATTGCATGtgcactcctcctgacagagcccaTTGGGATGGAAGACTTGGCCATTTTTGTAGAATGTATCATTGTAAAGACAACCACATTGCGACAGGGGCACACACTTTTTTCCATTAAGCACATAGCCCTTGTCACACATACAGCTCTTCACACAACTGGTTTTGCACATGGAGGGACCTTCTGGGTCTTCACAGGTGGCAGGGCAGCCCCTTCCACACACCTCATAGTGGCTGTTCTCTGGGCATTCAGGGGCATCTTTTGGGGGGGATTAAGGGCAGAAATGATAAGAAAAGTATGGTTACACTGTCACACAGCAAGGGTTCACCAGTCACCCTTGGGAGAATCCCTGTTACTTGATACACAATATGACACGTTTGATTGAcatacctgggttaccagaggcAGGGGATCCATAGCCATTGGCATAAGCCCCACCAATGCTGTAGATAGCGAATGGGGAGTTAGCGTGGGATATCTGTTGGAAGCTAGCTCCAGTACCATACAAGACCTCAGCCCATGAGTACTCGGTTCCGWCCACTTTGTGCCACTCGATGTTTAAGGGCATTGGAAGCGTGTCTACCRTGAACCCACCCAGGTCCTYGGTAAGAGCCACCATTACGAACATGTTGTGGAAGCCAGCTTGCCCTTCTAGAGCGTATGAAGTGCTGAATTGGTCGTTTGGTAGAATGGTGAACAGAAAAGGGTCGTAGTATTGCTTCTTTCCCACATCACCTCCGTTGAACTCATACAGGACCTGAATGCCTTTGTCAGCACTCAAGTAATAGGAATTTGGCCAGGTGACAATGAGCTCCAACGATTGTCCTGGGAACATTGGTAGTGTAAGGAAATCGATACCAGATTGCATCACTTTGACTTGAGTGAACTGAGATGTTTGGATGTAAAGACTATCATATCTGTTGATGTTTTTATGGAAAGGTAGTGGTGCAACAATGAATTCCTTCCCCCAACTCTTAACGGGCTGGAGCTGCTCATAGACGTGGTTGCAGCCAGTATATTTCTTAGTACAGCTGTGTCCTGAGAGAACTCCGACTGGAAACTTAGAGATCACGTTGGTGCCGCTCAGATCAAACTGGCTCTGAATCTGTACACTCTCAAAGGGCATAAGATCGATTGTCAGCTTGCTGCCTGCAAAATACTTTTGCCTTTGGAATGTCACCGGGCCAGTCAGATAGACCTCAACCCCAAAGTTCTTCTCTTTGTAGTTGATGATGGAAAACTCTTTGGAGAACCTATCACCAGCGGTCGACATGGGGGTGAAGATGAAGTACTCTGTTCCCCAGTCCTTCACGGGGTARACGACAGAGGTGTCAGCTGTTTCCTTTTTGTAGTTGAATGACAACACTGTGACCTCCTGGGAAGCTTCAATCAGGACAGTGGGGAGGTTCTTTTTGCTGCCAATCATCTCTACTCCTTTGGGTAGGTCAAAGGTCACGCTTTTACCAGGGTCAACTGTCTTCTCATAGTCCTTCCCAAGGGCAGTTACCTTGACCTTAGTGggttggagggagagggggggagatgcCACTTCAATCTTAAAGCTTGAGCCTTTATAGTCTTCAATATAATTTTGCATGAAGGCTGTGGCAAACTCTTTCCCTGCCGGCCCAGCAGAGCAAAGTCCTAGAAAACAatgtttcaaaaatgttcataaaatcTATGGAAAAAACGAACTAATAATTATGCAAGCCACCAACATCACACTATCTATTTTTGAGGAAACATAAATTCTGAAGGTAAAGTTAATAGTGCAGTTAGAATAGTGTGAGATAATGATAATATTATGATTTAGTAAGGGAAAAAACCTTTGTTAACTGACTCAGTTTAGCTTGAAGTCAAAGACAACCGTGGTAATTTTCAGGAGAAAAACAACACCCCACATGAAAAATTACTACAGTTAACTATCAAATTCCGTAGAAAAGTgtagtacagtatactgtaaaatACTATGCTCCACACTGTAGTATTCCTAGATCATGTGTAGAACTTAGGGACAGATCTAAATTTACTGGGGGGAGAGGCaggtccaactcaaggtgtcatccCCCCAAAAATGCACCCCCTCCCAAACATAAAAAACATTTgccacatgaccctccccttgtactgtaaaataaaatgaACACGCTCCCTCCACATATAactaactcaaaataatgttgacaagaacaaataacaataactgtagtgATCCTGTGTTTATGAATGTTCGCCAACCACCACAGACGAGCTCAGATGAAAagaaagtacagggagtgaatatttaatgaataaacagacaggaaacaaaacacaaccagtgtctggacaaaggacacataacgacattaatgctggAAAGAAACTGAgtaagtgacagatataggggaggtaattaaTAACGTGACGGAgtacaggtgagtccaatgaagcgctgattCGCGTAACGAtgatgacaggtgtgcgtaatgatgagcagCCTGGCGGCCTCGAGCACCAGGGAGCGGTAGAGGGGGCAGACATGACAGTTTCATTACACTATGATCAGCTATGGAGAAATCAGATTTTCtacattttgatgccatatttataattatacaACGAATTTTCccccaacaggtttctgtgccaatgcaccacacaaccaattaACAAAGCAAACCGACTTTGGGCATTTCAATATCATTGTTTGCTTGTTCAACACCAAAATAGTAGACTGTCAATCTGgataaacagaaaatacatccctccctactaGAGCTGGCCCCATTTTGGTCGACTGAGATTTCTTAATTAAAGCAMtctcaaatatgtttttttcataGCGCACAAGACACCAATCTGAGTtgcgcctgtctcagtggactaatccattgtggaggatgtggggatggcacagtccatcactctaagacatgtgctacctgaaattgtatatggttatattWtgtaagaacaatggtgcaactagggttgcaaaattactggaactttcaataaattccctggttttcccaaaATACAGGACAGAGGTGTACCGGAATCGGGATGGAATAAACAGGAAATCcgaaatcctccaaccaggatttttgGAAAACCAGTGAATTTATAGAAcattactggaattttgcaacccctaggtgcaacactaataaaaaaacattattttatgaCCAATGTGCTTTCACCTGCATTGGATAGCGGTTGCGGTCTGCAGTTCTGAAACATAGCTTMATCTTCTATGCGCAGTTGAATTagcgccttttcctagaccatgttgctatgtgcataatggAAAAGTTAACCAgtatattggtgttgagaacaatgcgacGGAGGCAGCAGCGGAGTGAGaagagaaaacagcccttgccttgtctaagaaaagtgaggagagagaaaccCCATCTTAATTAGGTctgtaatcaatagcctaacagttaaatgtgcctggctttatgaACAAtccatatatatctacagaaataagacagatccgaCTTCTGTTGCCTTTTGAGTAGTGAGTTCTTAGCCTCACGCAATTTTACAATTTCGGCTGTTGTGAATCTTTGCTATGCtataagaaatatatttttttttcatggaCAGCCTCACTCCCTACCTTGTAAAATTACCCAGTATCTAAGGCTTGACAATATCACAATGTCATTAAActtgttggtgttttgtaacagatgtctctgtccattcatcaaattgctgctgcacagtttggattaACTGATAAAACCAATCCMAAAMAATACATATATAGACAAAGATTTTTAAAAGTGTCTGGGATTGCACAAAAAAAGTCAGGGACTTATTACCATTGTGGgtcacattttttacatacactaccgtttaaaagcttggggtcacttagaaatgcccgttatcagcaaccatcactcctgtgttccaatggcacgttgtgttagctaatccaagtttatcattttaaaatgctaattgatcattagaaaacccttttgcaattatgttagcacagctgaaaactgtttcagaagaaagtctgttgtttctggctattttgagcatgtaatcgaacccacaaatgctgatgatccagacactcaactagtctaaagaaggccagttttactgcttctttaaatcagcacaacagttttcagctggatGTCTGATAAATGGATGTCTGATAAATTTCTCTAATTAAAATCTTCACGGTCACATTGTCCAGCAGAAACTCTGRaatacatatattgtttttatacagattttagaatatttacaTGAARATGTGTCTCCAAtatgatggaaacctagctatagacaccctaaagactaTGGTAAGTGCGCTAGTCCAGTATCAatttgattatgcctgcacatcgtggttcaccagcagccccaagcATCTAAAGAATAGCCAATCGCTACAGACCAGACAAACAAGCTTGAAAGAATTTtacttaaactcccccctcattctcatctggaggttgagcatATTTTTTGTCTGTATATCTGTAACGTGTCTGTAGCTACGTAGCCTAgttgtatacactaccgttcaacagttttgggtcacttagaaatgtccttgtttttgaaagaagagtAATAAAAAAGTccactaaaataacatcaaattgatcagatatacagtattgtcgtgtctttggctatgccggataaagtgatatgacatgctattctataaaatcctttctctgaaattaatattacctgattgagctaatcatgtactgtaaatgtaattaactagaaagtcggggcaccacgaaataatatttatagagcagttatcttccgatTATTAAAATCAGCCTGTAACAACATCAAAAACACTATTCATTGGGTTTTgatgtgtagcatatgcaaaacCYTATAGCCTATGCATGCATAGGCCTATCGGCTTACAGTggattctgaaaatattcagacgccttcaatttttccacattttgttacattccagctttattctaaaatggattaaataataaaaatcctCAACAATTTACCCTCAATACccaataacgacaaagtgaagagaggtttttagaaatttttgcaaatgtattaaaaataaaaaaacaaattaccttatttacataagtatccagaccctttgctatgagactcgaaattgagctcaggtgcatcctgtttccatttatcatcctttagatgtttctacaatttgattggagtccatctgtgggaaattcaattgattggacatgatttggaaaggcacacacgtttatataaggttccacagttgacagtgcagtaaaaggcacatgacagcctgcttggagttttccaaaaagcccctaaaggactctcagaccatgagaacaagattctctggtttgatgaaaccaagattgaacactttggcctgagtgccaagcgtcacatctggaggaaacctggcaccatccctacggtgaagcatggtggtggcagaatcatgctgtggggatgttttttagcagcatggactgggagactagtcaggatcgagggaaatatgaatatctcttgagagacctgaaaatagctgtgcagcgacgctccccgtccaaccggacagcgcttgagaggatctgtagagaagaatgggagaaactccccaaatacacgtgtaCCACGcgtgtagcgttatacccaagaagtctcaaggctgtaatcgctgccaaaggtgcttcaacaaagtactgagtaaagggtctgaatacttgtatagaacatgaaaaactgaaatatcacatttacaaaaatgtctaaaaaacattacagggtattgtgtgtagattgatgaggggggaaaaaatgtatttaatacattttagaatacggctgtaacgtaacaaaatgtggaaaaagtcaaggggtctgaatactttctgaaagcactgtaggtTTCCACTGTATGATACTCATCTAAAAaagagaagcttaggcctagccaaagagagagatagagatatgctGGCGGCATGCTACATACAACACCGACCTGCATTACTTTATGTTAGATGGCTACTGTGTCTGCTATTCAGATATAGATGTAGGCTTCAGAAGGAGTCTAATTCATTAATTTTCTATCAGAATATTTTGTATAacgataagcattatattgttatcAGCTTCATATTTTTTGGTAGGAAAAAAGCCTGCAGTTAGGCCTATCGGCTAAGGGAAACCCTGGCTCATTTTCAGagttgtgtttccatcaaattgacttgttgcagataaaagtctGTGGGTGACTATGTAGTCcgcataaacatttattttgaggtTAAATTCCCACATACCGAAtagaaaatacaagttaaatgggtttccatcgcattatCACCTCTGtgcctactgatggttttgtcacaaaaaatgttGATTATAGGTAGACTATActgaatgtgcccactctggtattggtaTGTGCACTCTAGCCAAMAGTTCGCAGATACAGTGGAGGTATAGCccactacatgatgagattattatggacaaaagtgcaagatttttttatttgtcaaatggcagccaagcattgatTATCATTCACCATAATAAGACCCTTGAtaattattggaaaggagcatcaacctcatcactgtgcactttcaccaccctgtgaagttcatcataacttatttcatctgtagcttaataaactgcatgctttctcaTGATGTTGTGACATTTTTCTTTATCCGACATGTGGGCTACTTTACGCTCATAAAARGTTTGGATGGAAACCTAATCAATATCAAGCCATTTTGATGAGGATGAAATTATATTTGGGATGAATGTGCGCAGGCCTTCAAgagacttttgaagtagcctaatcataTTAAAACATTGYGACCGGTTGTGTTATGCCACATATCAAAAAGGTAATAcaatttataagtgaaattataaatatttaggaTATATTGCGCRAAGAATAGTCGCTCAGATTGGAGAGGAGGCAGGGCATGtgttaagctttcctgaataactgggtgTRCCGGGAGCATATGTGGCCACATTGTTATAGGACAACATGGGAAAATGATGATCTGCAACAGACAGCGCGTTCAGTATCAGgagtaaaaatacagccagacttgGCCTGCTACTGTGCCTTATCGACTGTCGAGAGTTTACTCACAACTgatctaaaatgaattaaacatTCAGATACGTTTTTTTGTTGCAGYTATTCAAATAGAATGTTCActgcagcctagagtagaatGTTGTAGTTGCTTGAAAACAATAACGCTATTATTCATTGCATTRtagtgttgtaggctagtctaggtaggatcattGTACTGTCCATAAACAACCCCAATAGAGGAGATTTGAGCTGTGTCACATCTTGACTGTTCTGTCATGCACAATGATGCACCTGGCTTCTCCGCTGCCTATCCGTTATTCCTATTGGTTCTTGTGGATTCATATCACAATTGATGCAGTTTTGAAtgcttttatgtgtggtatgattgctagttagc from Salvelinus sp. IW2-2015 linkage group LG31, ASM291031v2, whole genome shotgun sequence includes the following:
- the LOC111955557 gene encoding IgGFc-binding protein, which encodes MKGSLQCFGVLLLTGLCSAGPAGKEFATAFMQNYIEDYKGSSFKIEVASPPLSLQPTKVKVTALGKDYEKTVDPGKSVTFDLPKGVEMIGSKKNLPTVLIEASQEVTVLSFNYKKETADTSVVYPVKDWGTEYFIFTPMSTAGDRFSKEFSIINYKEKNFGVEVYLTGPVTFQRQKYFAGSKLTIDLMPFESVQIQSQFDLSGTNVISKFPVGVLSGHSCTKKYTGCNHVYEQLQPVKSWGKEFIVAPLPFHKNINRYDSLYIQTSQFTQVKVMQSGIDFLTLPMFPGQSLELIVTWPNSYYLSADKGIQVLYEFNGGDVGKKQYYDPFLFTILPNDQFSTSYALEGQAGFHNMFVMVALTXDLGGFXVDTLPMPLNIEWHKVXGTEYSWAEVLYGTGASFQQISHANSPFAIYSIGGAYANGYGSPASGNPDAPECPENSHYEVCGRGCPATCEDPEGPSMCKTSCVKSCMCDKGYVLNGKKCVPLSQCGCLYNDTFYKNGQVFHPNGLCQEECTCNGKVNCVKFSCGPHETCEVKNGVRHCQAVGKGVCTISGDPHYKTFDNSLYDFQGTCTYTXAQGCHLEGTRLNPFSVVVENEKWYAMSNNPKVSVAKLVAVEVYGNTLVLRRNQAGMIMVNGIMMSLPVNLNNGAVQAYQEGTYDVITTDFGLRVTYDLVYHVIVTVPGHYRGKTCGLCGNFNDNKNDEFQLPDGKITKDLLTFGAAWKISVPHVVCEDGCSGEFCPKCDAKKKLIFEADCSIITNPHGPFATCHNVIDPTSYFRNCVYDVCLSEGDRKVLCQSISAYMIDCQDFGVNISNWRTATFCPLDCPANSHYQSCSEICANPCPGLSDIITCPTTCAEGCACNADYYFNGTGCVKWDLCSCYHKGRTYKIGESVLSEDCQELCTCTASGDVKCEATKCKADESCQVKNGHRGCYLKKCLLETNGAFTLFNGRSGAITAMGNYEIINVCDNALVEEWFRVVVTLQACGKTGLKSVVAVYVYFNDLIVTVNSKHETWINGKKVTLPRLMSNEVSVKVSDKTVMIERMSGLRVSYSLSQEIIVTVSAHMADKVCGACGRLNPSGDIPGPSFNRTMQEYMDGWNAPDFPTCSGGL